The proteins below come from a single Cryptosporangium aurantiacum genomic window:
- a CDS encoding MDR family MFS transporter, with protein sequence MSVTTRATPEETRSVLPALGVLLLALFVSTLSSTVVTTALPRMLRDLDGTQTQFTWIVTATLLAATASTPIWGKLADLFDKKKLVHIGLVVFIAGSLASGFSQNAGQLIAARTLQGLGVGGLQALTQISIAAMIPPRERGRYAGYQSSATALSTIGGPLLGGLIVDTSWLGWRWCFFVGVPVAILAIVALQITLRLPTTRSAVVRIDYGGAFLITGGVSTLLIWISFVGDAFAWGSWQTAAMVGGALLLLAVAAVQETRAAEPIVPPRVLRGRATALAILGSLAAGTAMYGATVFLTQYFQVSRGRTPTEAGMLTIPMMAGILVASIVGGRLVSRNGRLKPFLVVGSVSLAAGSALLGLTDEGTSFVLLGVAMVLMGAGVGLTMQNFVLVVQNVVPQRDIGAASSTVSFFRSLGGTIGVAVLGAVVARQVAAGVASGESVPQAYGEATGVVFLISAGVAVLSIVAAVCLRPVNLRTSLDLSDELTAAAIAADAADGAPAIDLVPGPALPFDREPGRSPGRRDRPAGFLRSIHDRIP encoded by the coding sequence ATGTCAGTGACTACACGCGCCACCCCGGAAGAGACCCGCTCGGTCCTTCCCGCGCTGGGCGTCCTGCTGCTCGCGCTGTTCGTCTCGACGCTGTCCAGCACGGTCGTCACGACCGCGTTACCCCGGATGCTGCGCGATCTGGACGGCACGCAGACCCAGTTCACGTGGATCGTCACCGCGACGCTGCTCGCCGCCACCGCCTCGACGCCGATCTGGGGCAAGCTCGCCGATCTGTTCGACAAGAAGAAACTCGTCCACATCGGGCTCGTCGTGTTCATCGCCGGGTCGCTCGCGTCCGGGTTCAGCCAGAACGCCGGCCAGCTGATCGCGGCGCGCACGCTGCAAGGACTGGGCGTCGGCGGGCTGCAGGCGCTCACCCAGATCTCGATCGCCGCGATGATCCCGCCGCGCGAGCGCGGCCGGTACGCGGGATACCAGAGCAGCGCGACCGCGCTGTCCACGATCGGCGGCCCGCTGCTGGGCGGCCTCATCGTGGACACCTCCTGGCTGGGCTGGCGGTGGTGCTTTTTCGTCGGCGTTCCGGTCGCGATCCTCGCGATCGTCGCGTTGCAGATCACGCTGCGGTTGCCGACCACCCGTAGTGCGGTGGTGCGCATCGACTACGGCGGTGCGTTCCTGATCACCGGCGGCGTCAGCACGCTGCTGATCTGGATCTCGTTCGTCGGGGACGCGTTCGCCTGGGGCTCGTGGCAGACCGCGGCGATGGTCGGTGGCGCGCTGCTGCTGCTCGCGGTGGCCGCGGTTCAGGAGACGCGTGCCGCGGAGCCGATCGTTCCGCCGCGCGTGCTGCGTGGACGCGCGACCGCGCTGGCGATCCTCGGAAGCCTCGCCGCCGGTACCGCGATGTACGGCGCGACGGTGTTTCTCACCCAGTACTTCCAGGTCAGCCGCGGCCGGACGCCGACCGAGGCCGGGATGCTGACGATCCCGATGATGGCGGGCATCCTGGTCGCCTCGATCGTCGGCGGGCGCCTGGTCAGCCGGAACGGGCGCCTCAAGCCGTTCCTCGTCGTCGGATCCGTCAGCCTCGCCGCCGGGTCGGCGTTGCTCGGGCTCACCGACGAGGGCACGTCGTTCGTGCTGCTCGGGGTCGCGATGGTGCTGATGGGCGCCGGTGTCGGACTGACGATGCAGAACTTCGTCCTGGTCGTCCAGAACGTCGTCCCGCAGCGGGACATCGGCGCGGCCAGCTCCACGGTCTCGTTCTTCCGCTCGCTGGGCGGTACGATCGGCGTCGCGGTGCTGGGCGCCGTCGTCGCGCGGCAGGTCGCCGCCGGCGTCGCGTCCGGGGAGAGCGTTCCGCAGGCCTACGGCGAGGCCACCGGCGTCGTCTTCCTGATCTCGGCAGGCGTCGCCGTGCTCAGCATCGTCGCGGCGGTCTGCCTCCGCCCGGTCAACCTGCGCACCAGCCTCGACCTCAGCGACGAGCTGACAGCGGCCGCGATCGCGGCCGACGCCGCCGACGGGGCACCGGCGATCGACCTGGTCCCCGGCCCGGCTCTACCTTTTGATAGAGAACCAGGTCGCTCGCCAGGACGACGAGACCGGCCCGCGGGATTTCTACGCTCGATTCATGACCGCATCCCGTAG
- a CDS encoding TetR/AcrR family transcriptional regulator, giving the protein MARSAERNAETRERILVAAERLFAERGVVSVSNRQIGEAAGQRNTAVVGYHFGTKAGLIQAIAQRHTEPLEQIRQEMVDAGSDSTDLRDWVSCLVLPLPRHLASLGSPTWYARFAAQVVTDPVLRSALGDHTRRSPSYHQMRDGLRRCLRELPEPVWSERSQLTSTLLIHACADFEGALAEGRPTIHTTWEGMAAGLVDAAVGILRAPATALTTPGTP; this is encoded by the coding sequence ATGGCGCGGTCAGCGGAGCGGAACGCCGAGACACGGGAGCGGATCCTGGTCGCCGCCGAGCGGCTGTTCGCCGAACGCGGCGTCGTCTCGGTCTCCAACCGGCAGATCGGTGAGGCCGCCGGCCAGCGCAACACGGCGGTCGTCGGTTACCACTTCGGCACGAAGGCCGGCCTGATCCAGGCCATCGCCCAGCGGCACACCGAGCCGCTGGAGCAGATCCGTCAGGAGATGGTCGACGCCGGGAGCGACAGCACCGACCTGCGTGACTGGGTGTCCTGTCTGGTCCTTCCGCTCCCCCGCCACCTCGCGTCGCTGGGCAGCCCGACCTGGTACGCACGGTTCGCCGCCCAGGTCGTCACCGACCCGGTGCTGCGTTCGGCGCTCGGCGACCACACGCGCCGCTCGCCCTCGTACCACCAGATGCGCGACGGTCTCCGCCGATGCCTGCGGGAGCTACCCGAGCCGGTGTGGTCGGAACGCAGCCAGCTGACCAGCACGCTGCTGATCCACGCGTGCGCGGACTTCGAGGGCGCGCTCGCCGAGGGGCGCCCGACCATCCACACGACCTGGGAGGGCATGGCCGCCGGCCTGGTCGACGCTGCCGTCGGGATCCTCCGAGCGCCCGCGACCGCCCTCACGACACCGGGCACACCGTGA
- a CDS encoding MEDS domain-containing protein → MTGVAMAARLELGDHVCSFVDGPDDGLDLMAHTVAAGLHAGDRVLLFAESLSPIAVLTGLEERGVATAEARHAGQVQVLPAREAYLPAGRFEAARMLDDLAGHIDQAGRDGYRGLRIVGDMAWALTEPAGIDELPRYEACVNSLFMDEGSLALCLYDRRTFPRELLRRVACSHPASAAPEVDPGWTPLLRIRRTTDPYGLRLTGESDLSNRQSLAAALDAVLEQQPDPAVPILIDVAGLEFADAATAAVLGRLAVRAPSGVQLAGPRAAVATVLDHLGFAEVPELDLTCANGAVA, encoded by the coding sequence ATGACCGGCGTCGCGATGGCCGCCCGGCTGGAGCTGGGTGATCACGTCTGCTCGTTCGTCGACGGTCCCGACGACGGCCTGGACCTCATGGCACATACGGTCGCGGCGGGTCTCCACGCGGGCGACCGGGTTCTGCTCTTCGCCGAGTCGCTGTCGCCGATCGCCGTGCTGACCGGCTTAGAAGAACGGGGCGTCGCGACCGCCGAGGCCCGGCACGCGGGTCAGGTGCAGGTACTGCCGGCCCGGGAGGCGTATCTCCCGGCCGGCCGGTTCGAGGCGGCTCGCATGCTGGACGACCTGGCCGGACACATCGACCAGGCCGGCCGTGACGGCTATCGCGGGCTGCGGATCGTCGGCGACATGGCCTGGGCGCTGACCGAGCCCGCCGGAATCGACGAGCTGCCCCGCTACGAGGCCTGCGTCAACAGCCTCTTCATGGACGAGGGATCGCTCGCGCTGTGCCTCTACGACCGGCGCACGTTCCCTCGCGAGCTCTTGCGCCGCGTGGCCTGCTCCCATCCGGCCTCGGCCGCTCCCGAGGTGGACCCCGGCTGGACGCCGCTGCTCCGCATCCGCCGCACGACCGACCCCTACGGCCTCCGGCTGACCGGCGAATCCGACCTGAGCAACCGCCAGTCGCTGGCCGCGGCGCTGGACGCCGTCCTGGAGCAGCAACCCGACCCCGCCGTCCCGATCCTGATCGACGTCGCGGGGCTCGAGTTCGCCGACGCCGCCACGGCTGCCGTGCTCGGCCGGCTCGCGGTACGGGCCCCCAGCGGCGTGCAGCTCGCCGGGCCCCGCGCGGCGGTGGCGACGGTATTGGACCACCTCGGCTTCGCCGAGGTGCCTGAGTTGGACCTGACCTGCGCGAATGGCGCCGTTGCATGA
- a CDS encoding sensor histidine kinase has protein sequence MIDDFVHPALLYRDDEEYLAGTVPFVREGLAAGEPVAVAVPGPNLALIREALGADAEQVLLRDMTVVGRNPGRIIPTVLLAFANAHPGRRVRLIGEPIWAGRSATEYPACVQHEALINTAFTGRPATILCPYNVATLDPAWVDDAYRTHPIMVDPTRRYDSAHYDDPLAVVAGYNRPLPEPPPGAASLALDLFALAAVRRFVTEQAHRAGLPPERVVDLTIAITELAENAVEHGGGTGRLTIWADDGQLVCQVADSGYLRDPLAGRIPVTDRTAAGGRGLLLVNQLADLVRVHSTPGGTSTRLHLYLDSVAEYA, from the coding sequence ATGATCGATGACTTCGTCCACCCCGCGCTCCTCTATCGCGACGACGAGGAGTACCTGGCGGGCACCGTGCCGTTCGTCCGCGAAGGGCTGGCCGCCGGGGAACCCGTCGCGGTCGCCGTACCGGGTCCGAACCTGGCGCTGATCCGCGAGGCACTCGGCGCCGACGCCGAGCAGGTGTTGCTGCGCGACATGACCGTGGTCGGCCGCAACCCGGGCCGGATCATCCCGACGGTCCTGCTGGCGTTCGCCAACGCCCACCCCGGACGCCGGGTGCGCCTGATCGGCGAACCCATCTGGGCCGGTCGCAGCGCCACCGAATACCCCGCCTGCGTCCAGCACGAGGCCCTGATCAACACCGCGTTCACCGGTCGGCCGGCGACAATCCTGTGCCCGTACAACGTCGCGACGCTCGATCCGGCGTGGGTCGACGACGCGTACCGCACGCATCCGATCATGGTCGATCCGACCCGCCGCTACGACAGCGCGCACTACGACGATCCGCTCGCGGTCGTGGCCGGTTACAACCGCCCGCTCCCCGAGCCACCGCCCGGCGCGGCGAGCCTCGCCCTCGACCTCTTCGCGCTGGCGGCCGTCCGTCGTTTCGTCACCGAGCAGGCTCACCGGGCGGGGCTGCCGCCGGAGCGGGTCGTCGATCTCACGATCGCGATCACCGAGCTCGCCGAGAACGCGGTCGAACACGGCGGTGGCACCGGTCGGCTCACGATCTGGGCGGACGACGGCCAACTGGTCTGCCAGGTGGCGGACAGCGGGTACCTGCGCGACCCACTCGCGGGGCGCATCCCGGTGACCGACCGCACCGCCGCCGGGGGCCGCGGTCTGCTGCTGGTCAACCAGCTGGCCGACCTCGTCCGGGTGCACTCCACGCCGGGGGGTACGAGCACTCGGCTCCACCTCTACCTGGACTCCGTCGCCGAATACGCTTAG
- a CDS encoding benzoate-CoA ligase family protein, whose product MATSLFNAAEWLVSRHAATTPDRRAITAIDLDGSVRELTYGDLDTDIHRFAAALRTAGLRPEERVLLCMGDTPELVTAFLAALRIGAVPVPVSTMLTPKDIQALAGDSRARIVVLSAEFAGLAPALEGLPEITDVVVLAGQDPLPRVLGVPVWPWESFVASGAGASTDVHPTTAESPAFWLYTSGTTGTPKAAIHRHGSLRDTAETYAADVLTIGPDDVTFSVAKIFFAYGLGNSLTFPFAVGASTVLDRSRPNPKTTLRVLQEHRPTLFFAGPTYYAALLAAGLPHDAFAGVRACVSAGEAFPKPLFERFTTSFGVEMLDGIGSTEMLHIFISGRPGRTRAGATGEIVAGYDAKIVDDDGIAVPDGTPGHLYVRGNSAATGYWARTEITRRVFQGPWVRTGDTYVRSADGYYSSLGRTDDIIKAGGIWVSPTEVEERLRAHPDVVQVAVVSVPDAAGLDKPVACVVLAEGSGTTSDDLVQFCREGLASFKRPRHVLLFDAMPVTATGKLQRFRVREIAVERLTAA is encoded by the coding sequence GTGGCCACCTCGCTGTTCAACGCCGCCGAGTGGCTGGTGAGCCGGCACGCCGCCACCACACCGGACCGGCGTGCGATCACCGCGATCGACCTGGACGGATCGGTCCGCGAACTCACCTACGGCGACCTCGACACCGACATCCACAGATTCGCCGCAGCCCTGCGCACCGCCGGGCTGCGACCCGAGGAACGCGTGCTGCTCTGCATGGGCGACACGCCCGAACTCGTCACCGCGTTCCTCGCCGCGCTGCGGATCGGCGCCGTGCCGGTGCCGGTCAGCACGATGCTCACGCCGAAGGACATCCAGGCGCTCGCCGGTGACAGCCGCGCCCGGATCGTCGTCCTGTCCGCGGAGTTCGCCGGGCTCGCACCCGCGCTGGAGGGCCTGCCCGAGATCACCGACGTCGTCGTCCTGGCCGGCCAGGACCCGTTGCCGCGGGTGCTCGGCGTCCCGGTCTGGCCGTGGGAGTCGTTCGTCGCGTCCGGCGCGGGCGCGTCCACCGATGTTCATCCCACGACCGCGGAGTCGCCCGCGTTCTGGCTCTACACCTCCGGCACCACCGGCACACCGAAGGCCGCGATCCACCGCCACGGCTCCCTCCGCGACACCGCCGAGACCTACGCCGCCGACGTCCTCACGATCGGACCCGACGACGTCACGTTCTCGGTCGCCAAGATCTTCTTCGCCTACGGCCTGGGCAACAGCCTCACGTTCCCGTTCGCCGTCGGCGCGAGCACCGTCCTCGACCGCTCCCGCCCCAACCCCAAGACCACCCTGCGGGTACTGCAGGAACACCGCCCGACGCTGTTCTTCGCCGGACCCACCTACTACGCCGCGCTGCTCGCCGCCGGTCTCCCGCACGACGCGTTCGCCGGTGTCCGGGCCTGCGTCTCGGCAGGCGAAGCGTTCCCCAAGCCGCTGTTCGAACGTTTCACCACGTCGTTCGGCGTCGAGATGCTCGACGGCATCGGCTCCACCGAGATGCTGCACATCTTCATCAGCGGACGCCCCGGCCGCACCCGCGCCGGCGCCACCGGCGAAATCGTCGCCGGGTACGACGCGAAGATCGTCGACGACGACGGGATCGCGGTCCCCGACGGCACCCCCGGCCACCTCTACGTCCGCGGCAACTCCGCCGCCACCGGCTACTGGGCCCGCACCGAGATCACCCGCCGCGTCTTCCAGGGCCCCTGGGTGCGGACCGGCGACACCTACGTCCGCTCCGCGGACGGCTACTACTCGTCGCTGGGCCGGACCGACGACATCATCAAGGCCGGTGGCATCTGGGTGTCCCCGACCGAGGTCGAAGAACGCCTCCGTGCCCATCCGGACGTCGTCCAAGTGGCCGTCGTCTCGGTGCCGGACGCCGCCGGGCTCGACAAGCCGGTGGCGTGCGTCGTCCTGGCCGAAGGTTCCGGCACCACCAGCGACGACCTGGTGCAGTTCTGCCGGGAGGGCCTGGCCTCGTTCAAGCGTCCCCGCCACGTCCTGCTGTTCGACGCGATGCCGGTCACCGCGACCGGCAAGCTTCAGCGTTTCCGCGTCCGCGAGATCGCGGTGGAGCGCCTGACCGCGGCCTAA
- the boxB gene encoding benzoyl-CoA 2,3-epoxidase subunit BoxB — MTERIGDAPAPTGPVSRIDYSERIPNNVNLAGDRRLQRALEGWQPKFLEWWKTLGPSIPTHDVYLRTAIAVGRDGWAHFDRVPMEQYRWGIFLAERDPDRTVGFGQHQGEPAWQEVPGEYRSELRRLIVVQGDTEPASVEQQRHLGLTAPSLYDMRNLFQVNVEEGRHLWAMVYLLHAYFGRDGREEAEELLRRNSGDFDSPRILGAFNEETTDWLSFFMFTYFTDRDGKYQLGTLKESGFDPLARTCQFMLKEEAHHMFVGTTGVQRTVQRTAELMAQHGTDDLWDHGGIPLSVIQKYLNFQYSVSLDLFGSESSSNVAAYYTAGLKGRWMETRRKDDHQLTDATMDVPVIQDGRMGVKTVPMLTALNLDLRNEYAADCAGGVKRWNAELEKAGVDARLYLPHEGFNRKVGAFAGHHVLPDGTLTDDPEAVAAYLPTAEDRARVAELMVPHYEPGDFAGWIAPPAHGINDLPVEYDYVRF, encoded by the coding sequence ATGACCGAGCGAATCGGTGACGCCCCGGCCCCGACCGGGCCGGTGTCGCGGATCGACTACAGCGAGCGGATCCCGAACAACGTCAACCTGGCCGGTGACCGGCGGTTGCAGCGGGCGTTGGAGGGCTGGCAGCCGAAGTTCCTCGAGTGGTGGAAGACGCTGGGCCCGTCGATCCCGACCCACGACGTCTACTTACGCACCGCGATCGCGGTGGGCCGGGACGGCTGGGCACACTTCGACCGGGTGCCGATGGAGCAGTACCGGTGGGGGATCTTCCTCGCCGAACGCGACCCGGACCGGACGGTCGGCTTCGGCCAGCACCAGGGAGAACCCGCGTGGCAGGAGGTCCCCGGTGAGTACCGGAGCGAGCTGCGCCGGCTGATCGTCGTGCAGGGCGACACCGAACCGGCGAGCGTGGAGCAGCAACGCCACCTCGGCCTCACCGCCCCGAGCCTCTACGACATGCGGAACCTGTTCCAGGTCAACGTCGAGGAGGGCAGGCACCTGTGGGCGATGGTCTACCTGCTGCACGCCTACTTCGGACGGGACGGCCGCGAAGAAGCCGAGGAACTGCTCAGGCGCAACTCCGGTGACTTCGACTCACCCCGCATCCTCGGCGCGTTCAACGAGGAGACCACCGACTGGCTGTCGTTCTTCATGTTCACGTACTTCACCGATCGCGACGGCAAGTACCAGCTCGGAACCCTCAAAGAATCCGGCTTCGACCCGCTGGCGCGGACCTGCCAGTTCATGCTCAAGGAAGAAGCGCACCACATGTTCGTCGGCACGACCGGTGTGCAGCGGACGGTCCAGCGCACCGCGGAGCTGATGGCACAGCACGGCACCGACGACCTCTGGGACCACGGAGGCATCCCGCTGAGCGTCATCCAGAAGTACCTGAACTTCCAGTACTCGGTCTCCCTCGACCTGTTCGGCTCCGAATCCTCGTCCAACGTCGCCGCCTACTACACCGCCGGGCTCAAGGGCCGGTGGATGGAGACCCGCCGCAAGGACGACCACCAGCTCACCGACGCCACGATGGACGTCCCGGTCATCCAGGACGGCCGGATGGGCGTGAAGACCGTGCCGATGCTCACCGCGCTCAACCTCGATCTGCGCAACGAGTACGCCGCGGACTGCGCGGGCGGCGTCAAGCGCTGGAACGCCGAACTCGAGAAGGCCGGCGTCGACGCCCGGTTGTACCTGCCGCACGAGGGGTTCAACCGCAAGGTCGGTGCGTTCGCCGGACACCACGTCCTTCCGGACGGCACACTCACCGACGACCCCGAGGCGGTCGCCGCCTACCTGCCGACGGCGGAGGACCGTGCCCGGGTGGCCGAACTGATGGTTCCGCACTACGAGCCGGGTGACTTCGCCGGCTGGATCGCACCGCCCGCGCACGGCATCAACGATCTGCCGGTCGAGTACGACTACGTCCGCTTCTGA
- the boxC gene encoding 2,3-epoxybenzoyl-CoA dihydrolase: MTVSFDTAPDVYKHWRLSVDGEIATLTLAVDENGGLVPGYELKMNSYDLGVDIELHDALQRIRFEHPEVKVVVVTSALDRMFCAGANIKMLASSAHSWKVNFCKFTNETRNGMEDSPGLTFIAALNGTAAGGGYELALACDQIVLIDDNSSTVSLPEVPLLGVLPGTGGLTRVVDKRGVRRDLADVFATTAEGVRGERAVRWRLVDAVAKARDFDAEVARRAADAAARSTRPGSGATGITLTPLRREIEGDVIRYPHVRVELDRSAGTATLVVAGPESVPADVHAEGDRAWLLATTRELDDAILRLRTNELDLGTWLLKTEGDPALVAAYDEFLLTHRDDWLVNETIGFYRRTLKRLDTTSRSLFALIEPGSCFVGSLAEIAFAADRQFMLTGQFEDDEDPKPPAVVRLDAFNTGLLPMSNGKSRLQTRFLGSADELAAVEKALDRDLLAADADALGLVTAAPDDLDWDDEIRLVVEERASFSPDALTGMEANLRFAGAETAETKVFGRLTAWQNWIFQRPNAAGPEGALRRYGTGQRAAYDRKRV, encoded by the coding sequence ATGACCGTTTCGTTCGACACTGCGCCCGATGTGTACAAGCACTGGCGTTTGAGCGTCGATGGGGAGATCGCCACGCTCACACTCGCGGTCGACGAAAACGGCGGGCTGGTACCCGGCTACGAGCTGAAGATGAACAGCTACGACCTCGGCGTCGACATCGAGCTGCACGACGCGCTGCAGCGCATCCGGTTCGAGCACCCGGAAGTGAAAGTGGTCGTGGTCACCAGCGCCCTCGACCGCATGTTCTGCGCCGGCGCGAACATCAAGATGCTGGCGTCCTCGGCGCACAGCTGGAAGGTGAACTTCTGCAAGTTCACGAACGAGACCCGCAACGGCATGGAGGACTCGCCGGGGCTGACCTTCATCGCGGCGCTCAACGGCACCGCGGCCGGTGGCGGTTACGAGCTGGCGCTGGCCTGCGATCAGATCGTGTTGATCGACGACAACTCCTCGACCGTGTCGTTGCCGGAGGTGCCGCTGCTGGGCGTCCTACCGGGTACCGGTGGCCTGACCCGGGTGGTCGACAAGCGTGGCGTCCGCCGGGATCTGGCCGACGTGTTCGCGACCACGGCGGAGGGCGTGCGCGGCGAGCGGGCGGTGCGCTGGCGGCTGGTCGACGCGGTGGCGAAGGCCCGGGACTTTGACGCCGAGGTGGCGCGGAGGGCTGCGGACGCGGCGGCGCGATCCACCCGTCCGGGGTCCGGCGCCACCGGGATCACACTGACCCCGCTGCGGCGGGAGATCGAGGGGGACGTGATCCGGTATCCGCACGTGCGGGTGGAGCTCGACCGGAGCGCGGGAACGGCGACGCTCGTCGTGGCCGGTCCGGAGAGCGTCCCGGCCGACGTGCACGCCGAGGGCGACCGGGCCTGGCTGCTCGCGACCACCCGCGAGCTGGACGACGCGATCCTGCGGTTACGCACCAACGAGCTCGATCTGGGCACCTGGCTGCTGAAGACCGAGGGTGATCCGGCGCTCGTCGCGGCGTACGACGAGTTTCTGCTCACGCACCGCGACGACTGGCTGGTGAACGAGACGATCGGGTTCTACCGGCGGACGCTCAAGCGCTTGGACACCACCTCGCGGAGCCTGTTCGCGCTGATCGAGCCCGGTAGCTGTTTTGTCGGAAGCCTCGCCGAGATCGCGTTCGCCGCGGACCGGCAGTTCATGCTCACCGGGCAGTTCGAGGACGACGAGGATCCGAAGCCCCCTGCGGTGGTGCGGCTGGATGCGTTCAACACCGGGCTACTGCCGATGAGCAACGGGAAGTCCCGGCTGCAGACCCGGTTCCTGGGCAGCGCCGACGAACTGGCCGCGGTCGAGAAAGCGCTGGACCGCGATCTGCTCGCGGCGGACGCGGATGCGCTCGGGCTGGTGACGGCCGCGCCCGACGACCTCGACTGGGACGACGAGATCCGCCTGGTCGTCGAGGAACGGGCCAGCTTCTCACCCGACGCGCTGACCGGGATGGAGGCCAACCTGCGGTTCGCTGGTGCCGAGACGGCCGAGACCAAGGTCTTCGGGCGCCTGACCGCCTGGCAGAACTGGATCTTCCAGCGGCCGAACGCCGCCGGCCCCGAGGGCGCGCTGCGCCGGTACGGCACCGGGCAGCGCGCAGCCTATGACCGGAAGCGAGTGTGA
- a CDS encoding PaaX family transcriptional regulator gives MTTAEGPVVTRRQQLGAASAPSLLLTILGEFVLPGRRPVWTAALLDLMSELDIAEKAIRQAIMRTADSGWIEGSRVGRETQWALTDAGIRLLQEGTERIFGFAAHQRPWTGHWLVTSVNAPENQRALRHKLRTRLGWAGLGALNSVTWLTPWTDREAEVQGVLDGLGLAANSWSFIATAGQIGDERSLTRTAWDLDDIERRYESFLDLVGRRRPRTDRQALLAQIRLVQEWRRFPLLDPGLPRELLPPRWSGHRAAAVFRERHGAWAPRAQAAWTELAHR, from the coding sequence GTGACCACTGCGGAAGGACCGGTCGTCACCCGGCGACAGCAACTCGGGGCGGCCAGCGCGCCCAGCCTGCTCCTGACGATCCTCGGTGAGTTCGTGCTCCCCGGCCGGCGACCGGTCTGGACCGCCGCGCTGCTCGATCTGATGAGCGAACTGGACATCGCCGAAAAAGCGATCCGGCAGGCCATCATGCGCACCGCCGACAGCGGCTGGATCGAAGGTTCCCGCGTCGGCCGGGAAACCCAGTGGGCTCTCACCGACGCCGGTATCCGGCTCCTCCAGGAGGGCACCGAACGCATCTTCGGCTTCGCCGCGCACCAGCGCCCCTGGACCGGGCACTGGCTCGTCACCAGCGTCAACGCTCCGGAGAACCAGCGCGCGCTGCGTCACAAGCTCCGCACTCGACTCGGGTGGGCAGGCCTCGGGGCGCTCAACAGCGTCACCTGGCTGACGCCGTGGACCGACCGCGAAGCCGAGGTCCAGGGCGTCCTCGACGGGCTCGGCCTCGCCGCCAACAGCTGGTCGTTCATCGCGACCGCCGGACAGATCGGCGACGAGCGCTCGCTCACCCGCACCGCCTGGGACCTCGACGACATCGAACGCCGCTACGAGTCGTTCCTCGACCTCGTCGGCCGCCGCCGACCACGCACCGACCGTCAGGCGCTCCTCGCCCAGATCCGCCTCGTCCAGGAGTGGCGCCGCTTCCCGCTGCTGGACCCGGGGCTGCCACGCGAACTGCTGCCGCCGCGGTGGAGCGGGCACCGGGCCGCGGCGGTGTTCCGCGAGCGCCACGGCGCTTGGGCACCGCGCGCTCAGGCAGCCTGGACGGAGCTAGCCCACCGCTAG